GCCTTCTCTCGGGAATCCCTGACTCGGTCGTTAGCATCCAGGCCGtccgtcccatcccatcaACGTGCATGGCTGGATAGGCGTGCTTACGGATTGCAGACGGGCCCCGACGAGCAGGTTGTAGCTCTGGTTGGCAACGTGTCTGGGAGAGCCCCAGATCAGCGCAGCGGCAACTGTTATAAATCACAATTACATCAGCAACCCGGAAcaattaaaaaaaaaagtctcATCACGACTCCGTGTGGTGGTTAGTAAGTAGTCAATCCTTACTGCGGTTGCCCGGAAACGCCTCCGGCGAGATCCCCTCGTTTGCCTCTTGCACGCAGTCCTGCGACACAaactcgccgccgccgccgcccaacaGGTCCCCAACGACTTGCCCGCCTTGCGAGAACCCGGACAGCACGATCCGGGAGTCCGGGCACCGCGTGGCGTAGTCGGTCACCGCCCTGAGCGTgttggcgacgccgccctcgaccgaGGCGCAGTAGCTCGggcggaagacggccggGTACTCGAC
This sequence is a window from Colletotrichum higginsianum IMI 349063 chromosome 8, whole genome shotgun sequence. Protein-coding genes within it:
- a CDS encoding Acetylxylan esterase, which produces MRTETALLLLPAALAQTLCPLTPCSAVHVLLVRGTNEPYPGLQQPIAEAVCAGWDCTWASVEYPAVFRPSYCASVEGGVANTLRAVTDYATRCPDSRIVLSGFSQGGQVVGDLLGGGGGEFVSQDCVQEANEGISPEAFPGNRIAAALIWGSPRHVANQSYNLLVGARLQSGFPREGAQLASLNRWSSILRDYCNFDDPACAQGTSWDAHENYGLKYAEDAAQFVRFKSC